A single genomic interval of Klebsiella sp. RHBSTW-00484 harbors:
- the mobH gene encoding MobH family relaxase — translation MNFRALFLSIQRVLGIFSSRENDVAELMMKDVSSLSPFAQIIGDQKYTVPDHPNLEVLKFIEYPTRPAGIQTFNEQSILSLYRDKLHSISMMLAISDGDIREDAFTFTNLVLKPLIEYIRWIHLLPASENHHHNGIGGLLSHSLEVAMISLKNANHSELRPIGYQDEEVIRRKVYLYAAFICGLVHDAGKVYDLDIVSLNLNETLTWAPSSQSLLDWARENNVVEYEIHWRKRIHNQHNIWSSVFLERILDPVCMSFLDRVKKERVYAKMVTALNVYNDGNDFLSKCVRTSDYYSTGTDLNVLRDPIMGLRSNDAAARAIGTIKHNFTSININNYKSKPMHIIIVNGEVYLNENAFLDFVLSDFAAHKFNFPQGDAGKTVLVESLVQRGYVEPYDDERVVHYFIPGTYSENEIASIFRNGIGKLEFYNLLKLRWIGLIFDSYKIPDSVPGLFSVNANKDFIYIDEQKTVTEYRRPVPGRESVTRVTDTVSDAIEDTPQYGLKLVNGPDADSVNGKSSENTEAITESVEAAGTDKATDIIDPQVTTPTDTAGTGGLDEKERVEEHEEQSQMRLVEQLHEMLLSAPLPHNAVINIDSVPYLNLDAAIALIPGIDEAAFCDGPFFQLTYRDGSLDGMWIVRDVNNLRLIQLGDNCAGIQVSTSEPRTTSTLKSLFDTSMYQPLDIPESPSLNEAVSPPQTPLDLPPARLNTPQAVEANSVAEQINAHSEPETVTASEYEQYGHLLEETLDSDSEAYSDFIVADNSVVEPPQPEAKNSDVAEFHDETDQVVAPGKLNDPEDTREPPAPNTTGKEVILTSPVSSQDPIKSEPAGEKANHLSPALARLFAVNTQAEKKHENPPVTTPVKEAFNRSNSATVQAPIAVDQPGAEEKETLEDFTLLSGGEVTELEYVEIATMLHHILTKLSGSFKRKRKNRFMVLTQNTFFLTQSCVEKYGTQLNAPELFNQLPQYQVTSGAIVNTKCFAFNMPTLVAASDRAKVDIELIINTLKDVGNL, via the coding sequence ATGAATTTCAGGGCGCTATTCCTAAGTATACAAAGAGTTTTAGGCATCTTCTCCAGTAGGGAGAATGATGTGGCTGAGTTAATGATGAAGGATGTTTCGAGTCTTTCACCATTTGCTCAGATTATAGGGGATCAGAAATACACTGTACCGGATCACCCGAATCTTGAAGTCCTGAAATTCATTGAGTACCCAACTCGGCCAGCTGGGATACAAACGTTTAATGAGCAGTCTATTCTTTCTCTTTACAGAGATAAACTGCACTCAATCTCTATGATGCTGGCAATAAGTGATGGAGACATCCGTGAGGATGCCTTTACCTTCACCAATCTGGTTTTAAAACCATTGATTGAATACATCCGTTGGATTCATTTACTTCCTGCTTCAGAAAACCACCACCATAATGGTATTGGCGGATTGTTGTCACATAGCCTGGAAGTTGCAATGATTTCTTTAAAAAATGCCAATCATTCTGAATTGCGCCCAATTGGGTATCAGGATGAAGAAGTCATTCGCCGAAAAGTATATCTCTATGCCGCTTTTATCTGTGGCCTTGTGCATGATGCCGGAAAGGTATATGACCTCGATATAGTAAGTCTGAATCTGAATGAAACTTTAACATGGGCGCCAAGCTCGCAAAGCCTGCTTGACTGGGCACGTGAAAACAATGTTGTCGAATATGAAATACATTGGCGAAAACGCATTCATAACCAACATAATATATGGTCAAGCGTTTTCCTTGAGAGAATATTAGATCCGGTCTGTATGTCATTCCTCGACCGTGTCAAAAAGGAGCGCGTCTATGCAAAAATGGTTACGGCACTGAATGTCTATAACGATGGCAATGACTTTCTGTCCAAATGTGTAAGAACCTCAGATTATTATTCAACGGGAACTGACCTTAATGTATTGAGGGACCCGATAATGGGTCTGCGGTCGAATGATGCTGCGGCAAGAGCAATAGGTACCATTAAGCATAACTTCACCAGTATTAATATTAATAACTATAAATCCAAACCCATGCACATCATTATTGTAAACGGTGAAGTTTACCTCAATGAAAACGCCTTCCTCGACTTTGTACTTAGTGATTTTGCGGCCCACAAGTTCAACTTCCCACAGGGGGATGCAGGTAAAACTGTACTAGTAGAGTCGCTGGTTCAACGGGGTTATGTTGAGCCTTACGATGATGAGCGTGTGGTTCATTATTTTATTCCCGGGACATACTCGGAAAATGAAATAGCCAGCATCTTCCGAAACGGTATCGGTAAGCTGGAATTTTATAATCTCCTGAAACTTCGCTGGATCGGGTTAATTTTTGACTCATATAAAATCCCGGATTCTGTTCCGGGCCTCTTCAGCGTTAATGCAAATAAAGATTTCATCTATATTGATGAACAGAAAACTGTAACAGAATACAGAAGGCCGGTCCCGGGTCGTGAGTCTGTTACCAGAGTAACGGACACCGTAAGCGACGCCATTGAAGATACTCCACAATACGGACTCAAACTCGTGAACGGCCCTGATGCCGACAGTGTCAACGGTAAAAGCAGTGAAAATACTGAAGCCATCACAGAAAGTGTGGAGGCGGCTGGCACGGATAAAGCAACCGATATTATTGATCCGCAGGTTACTACGCCAACAGATACAGCCGGAACAGGCGGCTTGGATGAAAAGGAACGGGTAGAGGAACATGAAGAGCAGAGTCAGATGCGTCTGGTCGAGCAGCTGCATGAAATGCTTCTGAGCGCCCCACTGCCCCACAACGCAGTCATTAATATTGATTCCGTACCTTACCTTAATCTCGATGCTGCTATTGCGTTAATCCCTGGTATTGATGAGGCGGCATTTTGTGATGGGCCCTTTTTCCAGCTGACGTACCGTGATGGATCACTGGATGGTATGTGGATAGTCCGTGACGTAAACAATCTACGCCTGATACAACTGGGGGATAACTGTGCTGGTATTCAGGTGAGCACCTCGGAACCCCGAACCACTTCTACGCTGAAGTCGCTTTTTGATACGTCAATGTACCAGCCGTTGGATATCCCTGAAAGTCCATCATTAAACGAAGCGGTTTCGCCCCCACAAACACCGCTTGATCTCCCTCCGGCGCGACTGAATACCCCCCAGGCTGTAGAGGCCAATTCGGTAGCTGAACAGATTAACGCCCACTCCGAACCGGAGACCGTCACTGCTTCTGAGTATGAGCAATATGGCCACCTGCTGGAAGAAACCCTAGATAGCGATAGTGAGGCATATTCTGACTTTATAGTCGCCGACAACTCTGTGGTTGAACCCCCCCAGCCTGAGGCGAAAAATAGCGATGTCGCCGAATTCCATGATGAAACAGACCAGGTCGTTGCGCCCGGTAAATTGAATGATCCTGAGGATACCAGAGAGCCACCAGCTCCCAATACAACCGGGAAAGAAGTAATTTTAACAAGTCCTGTGTCATCACAGGACCCTATAAAATCGGAACCCGCCGGGGAGAAAGCGAACCATCTATCTCCGGCCCTGGCTCGTCTGTTTGCGGTAAACACTCAAGCAGAGAAGAAGCATGAAAATCCGCCGGTCACGACTCCAGTGAAAGAAGCCTTTAATCGATCCAACTCTGCCACAGTTCAGGCTCCTATTGCCGTTGACCAACCTGGTGCAGAAGAAAAGGAGACACTGGAAGATTTTACCCTGCTAAGTGGCGGTGAAGTTACAGAACTTGAATACGTCGAAATTGCCACAATGCTTCACCACATTCTGACTAAGTTATCTGGGTCGTTTAAAAGAAAGCGGAAAAACCGATTCATGGTTTTGACCCAGAACACCTTTTTTCTGACCCAGTCATGTGTTGAAAAATACGGGACGCAGTTAAATGCGCCTGAGCTTTTTAACCAGCTTCCTCAATACCAGGTCACCTCCGGCGCCATAGTCAATACAAAATGTTTCGCATTCAACATGCCAACTCTGGTAGCCGCATCCGACCGGGCAAAGGTCGATATTGAGTTAATCATTAACACACTTAAAGATGTAGGGAATCTATAA
- the traD gene encoding conjugative transfer system coupling protein TraD (Members of this protein family are the putative conjugative coupling factor, TraD, as the term is used for the SXT and TOL plasmid systems.): MAKSKRTNLHAQENFYRPILEYRSASVLLICAIIMLFMGFRSDGLNIAPIILYTAAFMLLVCLYRCKTAYPYLMAHWRVFQRQIMFISLKSLRSINKSNFFSNERKYRQLVQEYKKSNRQVPDRKTYFCNGFEWGPEHADRAYQIANLSSDKREIALPFALNPIARHFEAMARSMGGSNAIFAVDKRAPIFVTEDNWFGHTLITGNVGTGKTVLQRLLSISMLHLGHVIVVIDPKNDADWRQSLMDEAAELGLPFYKFHPAQPSSSVCIDVCNAYTNVSDLTSRLLSLVSVPGEVNPFVQYAEALVSTVITGLSYTDKKPSIYLIHKNMKSHMAILNLTVKVLECCYARLYGPDVWMEKVKYSSNDTLQVRFKRLVEWFSAHFLNYEGAEPIDWIDTVGRLVDYSLSDPEHMSKMTAGIMPLFSRLTEQPLNELLSPSPNSLTSREIVTSDGIFSTGGVLYISLDGLSNPESARAISQLIMSDLTSCAGSRYNSDDGDMSSHSRISIFVDEAHSAINNSMINLLAQGRAAQIALFICTQTISDFIAAANVETANRITGLCNNYISLRVNDTPTQTLVVENFGKSPISTNMVTYTTGSETTLPHNNFSGSISERKQTTLEESIPKELLGQVPKFHIVARLQDGRKVVGQIPIAVSENSMRPNTTLLEMFLKPAGKVTLRQNVGLDYLNKHLRKLH, translated from the coding sequence ATGGCAAAATCAAAAAGGACCAACCTGCACGCCCAGGAAAACTTTTACAGGCCGATATTGGAGTACAGAAGTGCCTCAGTACTTTTAATTTGCGCCATAATAATGCTGTTTATGGGGTTTCGATCAGATGGGTTGAATATTGCCCCCATCATTTTGTATACCGCTGCCTTCATGCTTTTGGTTTGTTTGTACCGCTGTAAAACGGCATACCCTTATTTGATGGCGCACTGGCGCGTGTTTCAGCGCCAGATTATGTTTATTAGCCTTAAATCGCTCAGGTCGATCAACAAAAGTAACTTTTTCTCTAACGAGCGAAAGTACCGCCAGCTGGTACAAGAGTATAAAAAATCCAACCGTCAGGTACCGGACAGAAAAACCTACTTCTGTAACGGCTTTGAATGGGGTCCCGAGCATGCAGATCGCGCGTATCAAATTGCCAATCTCTCAAGCGATAAAAGAGAGATAGCCCTGCCATTTGCCCTAAACCCCATAGCGCGGCATTTTGAGGCGATGGCCAGATCCATGGGTGGCAGTAACGCCATTTTTGCTGTTGATAAACGGGCGCCAATTTTTGTTACCGAAGATAACTGGTTCGGCCATACCCTCATTACCGGAAACGTCGGTACCGGTAAAACAGTCCTTCAGCGGTTATTGAGCATCAGTATGCTGCATTTAGGCCACGTCATTGTGGTTATTGATCCAAAGAACGACGCAGATTGGCGGCAGTCACTTATGGATGAAGCGGCGGAACTTGGGTTGCCATTTTATAAGTTTCACCCTGCCCAGCCTTCTTCTTCAGTGTGTATTGATGTCTGCAACGCTTATACCAATGTTTCGGACCTCACCTCACGCCTTCTTAGTCTGGTTTCGGTTCCCGGGGAAGTTAACCCATTCGTACAATATGCCGAGGCTCTCGTTTCAACTGTGATCACCGGTCTGTCTTACACGGATAAAAAACCGTCGATATATCTCATTCATAAAAACATGAAAAGCCACATGGCAATCCTGAACCTCACCGTAAAAGTTCTGGAATGCTGTTATGCACGGCTCTACGGGCCCGATGTATGGATGGAAAAGGTGAAATATTCTTCGAATGATACTCTACAAGTCCGCTTTAAGCGCCTTGTTGAATGGTTTTCTGCCCACTTCTTGAATTATGAAGGTGCCGAGCCCATTGATTGGATTGATACCGTCGGCCGGTTAGTAGATTATTCTTTGTCTGATCCTGAGCACATGTCAAAAATGACAGCGGGTATTATGCCGCTGTTCAGTCGTCTGACCGAACAACCACTGAATGAATTGCTTTCGCCGTCACCTAATTCACTCACTTCGCGTGAAATAGTCACTTCAGATGGAATATTCAGTACCGGAGGTGTTCTCTATATCTCGCTCGATGGTCTTTCCAACCCGGAATCCGCCCGGGCTATTTCGCAGTTGATAATGTCAGACCTGACGTCCTGCGCGGGTAGTCGCTATAACTCTGATGATGGTGATATGTCCTCACATTCAAGGATCAGTATTTTCGTCGACGAAGCACACTCCGCAATCAACAATTCAATGATAAACTTACTCGCTCAGGGTCGTGCCGCACAAATTGCATTGTTTATTTGCACGCAAACCATTTCCGATTTTATTGCAGCAGCAAACGTTGAGACTGCAAATCGTATTACGGGTCTGTGTAACAATTACATTAGCCTGCGGGTAAACGACACCCCAACGCAAACGCTGGTTGTAGAAAACTTTGGTAAAAGTCCAATTAGTACAAATATGGTCACGTATACGACAGGATCAGAAACCACTTTGCCGCATAATAACTTCTCTGGTTCGATATCAGAAAGAAAGCAAACAACGCTGGAAGAAAGTATTCCGAAAGAGCTTTTAGGCCAGGTTCCAAAATTTCATATTGTGGCCAGACTTCAGGATGGTCGTAAAGTCGTCGGGCAGATCCCGATTGCCGTAAGTGAAAACTCGATGAGACCCAATACAACATTATTGGAGATGTTCCTGAAACCAGCCGGAAAAGTAACTTTGCGTCAGAATGTGGGTTTAGACTATTTAAATAAACATCTAAGGAAATTGCATTGA
- a CDS encoding DUF4400 domain-containing protein: MAADNSARAVFIRGLLFLGMMLYLIYSLGFQNTDDLKQQITQEVNASRSLISNDRWLSVIANSEATLSTLINDYKLIEYLNTILIPETTKPARGLNYVAEKMSSVNYTVAKNLPLLIYQSIFRWNLILGWLIVFSPYLIAMLADGMYQWKLKRYVFGNVTVQFYRIWFRAFWIIGALTFVYLSMPNMSLFNNIAQLFPPVALLILGIALNRLWSNFQKLM; this comes from the coding sequence ATGGCTGCGGATAATTCTGCACGGGCAGTATTCATCAGAGGACTGCTTTTTTTAGGGATGATGCTTTATCTTATTTATAGTCTGGGCTTCCAGAATACTGACGATCTAAAGCAACAAATCACTCAGGAGGTGAACGCCAGTCGTAGCCTCATTTCTAATGACCGGTGGTTGTCGGTTATTGCAAATAGTGAAGCTACTTTGTCGACTCTGATTAATGACTATAAGCTGATCGAATATCTGAATACGATACTGATCCCGGAAACGACGAAACCTGCGCGTGGGCTGAATTACGTTGCAGAGAAGATGTCATCGGTAAACTACACTGTGGCAAAGAATCTCCCCTTGCTCATTTATCAGTCCATTTTCCGCTGGAATCTGATACTCGGCTGGCTGATTGTGTTTTCACCTTACTTAATTGCTATGCTCGCTGACGGCATGTATCAATGGAAATTAAAACGTTACGTTTTCGGTAATGTAACCGTTCAGTTTTACAGGATCTGGTTCAGAGCCTTCTGGATAATTGGTGCATTAACCTTTGTTTACCTCTCAATGCCTAATATGTCTCTTTTTAACAATATCGCTCAACTGTTCCCCCCTGTCGCATTGCTGATATTGGGAATTGCACTCAACCGCTTGTGGTCTAACTTTCAAAAACTTATGTAA
- a CDS encoding S49 family peptidase gives MFNRKNKKSPANIKESLDENADRFYKMFRIHTTSKVVISLLALAAAGVSAFNIYDKYQESEGRMDHIAVVRISGEMGTGSEAGDGSVIAAALAKAYNNPHAKAVIIEAESGGGGPSDAIIIYRQINALRSHQQKIERISHAESASKTRNTGDTSASRSQDDINAEQSKRNTLEVLSAGSGRFIADMETSYKPIIVSVKGICASACYYAVSPADAIYADSSALTGSIGIRMDHWNLSRVMDTVGVKNEPLTAGEFKAALDPYHPLSEATRDFMQKQILDSMHEKFISDVEQGRGNKLISRPEANAVALYSGRVWTTQQAIQYGLIDGDLTPVEVRSRLSQMYSTTTFKTYNEPQRSLRSALGMLMSLSTNIETLAGTTSRLLDSVQATSYPTVK, from the coding sequence ATGTTTAACCGTAAAAATAAGAAGTCACCTGCCAATATCAAAGAATCGCTTGATGAGAACGCTGACCGTTTTTATAAGATGTTCCGAATCCATACCACCTCAAAAGTGGTTATTTCCCTTCTGGCATTAGCAGCAGCAGGGGTTTCGGCCTTTAATATTTACGATAAGTATCAGGAATCAGAAGGACGAATGGATCATATTGCCGTCGTGCGCATATCGGGAGAAATGGGCACCGGGTCAGAGGCCGGTGACGGTTCTGTGATAGCCGCAGCACTGGCAAAAGCGTACAACAACCCGCATGCCAAAGCTGTCATTATCGAGGCGGAGTCAGGTGGTGGCGGACCTTCAGACGCGATTATTATTTATCGCCAGATTAATGCACTTCGAAGCCACCAGCAGAAGATTGAACGTATTTCACATGCGGAATCCGCAAGCAAGACCCGTAATACGGGTGATACCAGTGCTTCACGCTCGCAGGACGATATCAATGCCGAACAATCGAAACGCAATACCCTGGAGGTCCTCTCCGCCGGGAGTGGCCGTTTCATTGCCGATATGGAAACCAGCTATAAGCCTATTATCGTTAGCGTCAAAGGCATTTGTGCTTCAGCGTGCTACTACGCCGTGTCCCCTGCTGACGCCATTTATGCAGATAGCAGCGCTCTGACCGGCTCGATCGGCATACGAATGGATCACTGGAACCTGTCCCGCGTCATGGATACGGTCGGTGTTAAAAATGAGCCGCTCACAGCAGGGGAATTTAAAGCTGCACTCGACCCTTATCATCCGCTTTCCGAGGCCACCCGGGATTTTATGCAGAAGCAAATCCTGGATTCCATGCATGAAAAATTTATTTCGGACGTTGAGCAAGGCCGGGGTAACAAACTAATTAGCCGCCCGGAGGCAAATGCTGTCGCTCTGTATTCCGGCCGGGTATGGACAACGCAGCAAGCAATCCAGTACGGTCTCATCGACGGTGACCTGACACCAGTCGAGGTCCGTTCGCGTCTGTCTCAAATGTATTCGACCACTACATTCAAAACGTACAACGAGCCGCAACGATCGCTTCGCTCCGCGCTCGGTATGTTAATGAGCCTGTCAACCAACATCGAAACGCTGGCGGGCACAACCTCCCGGTTACTTGATTCTGTTCAGGCCACCAGCTATCCGACGGTGAAATAA
- a CDS encoding nuclease-related domain-containing protein: MDVILMAWRVIAISIIALVLIVLYCLMGFVSSAIAERRTAKQIEAYLPDDAEGLLSDLTLPVSATGTTQIDHVLIASHGLYVIEQKNYAGKLYGKLDESHWRKWKSSGTLKLQNPFRQNYGHIKAIQSTLRASELECINVVIINGPCKFEGEKPDWLCMGMGDFVRKVTERRQLTVFKPEAVSYIRGELKLKRKPPGLYTDLDHIHNVTTRYKTTMRLEQRITYNLLRFLRNLPGKIFGSTK, translated from the coding sequence ATGGACGTGATCCTGATGGCGTGGCGGGTGATAGCAATAAGTATTATTGCCCTGGTACTCATTGTGCTTTATTGCTTGATGGGATTCGTATCGTCAGCCATTGCTGAACGCAGGACGGCCAAGCAAATTGAAGCGTACCTTCCTGATGATGCAGAAGGCCTTCTGAGCGATTTAACTCTGCCGGTTAGTGCCACTGGCACCACGCAGATTGATCACGTCCTTATCGCCTCTCATGGGCTCTACGTCATCGAGCAGAAGAACTATGCTGGAAAGCTCTATGGGAAGCTGGATGAAAGCCACTGGCGAAAATGGAAATCGTCAGGGACACTAAAGTTACAAAACCCGTTCAGGCAAAACTACGGTCACATCAAGGCCATTCAGTCTACATTACGCGCCAGCGAACTGGAGTGTATCAATGTTGTCATCATTAACGGGCCCTGCAAGTTTGAAGGTGAGAAGCCAGACTGGCTTTGCATGGGTATGGGTGATTTTGTTCGGAAAGTCACTGAGCGGCGCCAGTTAACTGTATTCAAGCCTGAGGCAGTAAGTTATATCCGTGGGGAGCTGAAGTTAAAGAGAAAGCCTCCTGGCCTTTATACTGATCTGGACCATATCCACAACGTTACCACCAGATACAAAACAACTATGCGATTGGAGCAGCGTATTACCTATAACCTTTTGCGCTTTCTTCGGAATCTACCGGGTAAAATATTCGGTTCGACAAAGTAA
- a CDS encoding DUF905 family protein, producing MSGFFSNESPLSLAQARAVAAGYQNVFIENLQPAGHFQIAIRNHRDHDRQLIWRNWNYEPDAYDALNSHLQSHGLKAS from the coding sequence ATGAGCGGATTTTTCAGCAACGAATCACCGTTATCACTGGCTCAAGCCCGCGCCGTTGCCGCCGGTTACCAGAACGTCTTTATCGAAAACCTCCAGCCAGCAGGCCATTTCCAGATTGCCATCCGTAATCATCGCGACCACGATCGCCAGCTGATCTGGCGTAACTGGAATTATGAACCCGATGCCTATGATGCGCTCAATAGCCACCTGCAAAGCCACGGACTGAAGGCCAGCTGA
- a CDS encoding DNA-binding protein, whose product MSTIENDVKTANNDISLRTYLERSGNGARKSNGLVINPAVVEEEEGFNTRTAGMGESYYSLPHVVAHLNSLKESYKSEPLSVPAIVVQVLNGRPVLRQGACRIRAAAMANIELAEEGRELISLIRCEEFRGSRASAEQFTLDGNSNLALSVVAEALSIKRMVEDAEEPKTFAELAKRRGKTEQHLRQMVRVLDLPEALQVMLVTGEVSMYVALDEYLYSGDKAVNNITKAIDVYGKATAKTLKFVKAGNIDAAMQPKAPVVQETNANTPETTVTEQTSVEGTTDETTPPQLVDGNVGTNPEPTPENTPEPKAKDPIKTPEPKTVSVSSVLNKKTVTTIADTAIPLFSRIAEEAEQRAAKNLSDDTYTLVLTNDEMNAICEAHGNLTQYLRKHAEKQQQGQA is encoded by the coding sequence ATGTCCACTATCGAAAATGATGTAAAAACCGCTAACAACGATATCAGCCTGCGCACTTACCTGGAGCGTTCCGGTAACGGCGCACGCAAAAGCAATGGTCTGGTCATCAACCCGGCAGTGGTCGAAGAGGAAGAAGGTTTTAACACCCGTACCGCTGGCATGGGAGAAAGCTACTACTCCTTACCCCACGTGGTAGCCCACCTGAACAGTCTTAAAGAGTCCTATAAGTCTGAGCCTTTAAGCGTACCAGCTATCGTCGTGCAGGTTCTGAATGGTCGTCCTGTTCTGCGTCAGGGGGCATGTCGTATCCGCGCCGCCGCTATGGCAAACATCGAGCTGGCAGAGGAAGGGCGTGAACTGATTTCGTTAATTCGCTGCGAGGAGTTTCGCGGTAGCCGCGCCAGTGCCGAACAGTTTACGCTGGACGGTAACTCTAATCTGGCTCTGTCTGTCGTGGCTGAGGCGCTCTCCATCAAACGGATGGTCGAAGATGCTGAAGAACCTAAAACGTTCGCAGAACTGGCCAAGCGTCGCGGTAAAACAGAACAGCACCTGCGTCAGATGGTTCGCGTCCTGGACCTGCCTGAAGCCCTCCAGGTTATGCTGGTGACAGGGGAAGTGAGCATGTATGTCGCGCTGGATGAATATCTCTACAGCGGCGATAAGGCCGTGAATAATATCACCAAAGCCATCGACGTCTATGGCAAGGCTACGGCCAAAACCCTTAAATTCGTCAAAGCTGGCAACATTGATGCAGCCATGCAGCCGAAAGCGCCGGTCGTGCAGGAAACGAACGCAAACACCCCTGAAACCACCGTGACGGAACAAACATCCGTCGAAGGTACTACGGATGAGACCACCCCGCCGCAGCTGGTGGACGGGAATGTTGGGACCAACCCGGAGCCAACTCCGGAAAACACCCCGGAGCCGAAGGCGAAAGATCCGATCAAAACGCCAGAGCCTAAAACTGTATCGGTCTCCAGCGTACTCAACAAAAAGACCGTGACGACGATTGCGGACACGGCAATCCCGCTTTTTTCGCGTATTGCGGAAGAAGCAGAACAACGTGCCGCTAAGAACCTCAGCGACGATACGTACACCTTAGTGCTGACCAATGATGAGATGAATGCCATCTGTGAAGCCCACGGCAATCTCACGCAGTACCTGCGTAAGCATGCCGAAAAGCAGCAACAGGGCCAGGCATGA
- a CDS encoding DUF5417 domain-containing protein: MKLSRQTTNDTAVIEGTRSHFWGRSLYFIIENAPRAHLVAIDELLDAAGWESDHCPNYEDDDAFGHAGYSCGYMIEIDDVARFRADYKRLKKQIAAHIAAQRKAAAKQTA, encoded by the coding sequence ATGAAACTTTCCCGCCAGACCACGAACGACACTGCTGTTATCGAAGGTACCCGCAGCCACTTCTGGGGTCGCTCGCTCTACTTCATCATTGAGAATGCGCCCAGGGCACACCTCGTCGCTATTGATGAATTGCTGGATGCAGCGGGTTGGGAAAGCGATCACTGTCCAAACTACGAAGATGACGATGCGTTTGGGCATGCCGGTTACAGCTGCGGGTACATGATTGAGATCGATGACGTGGCACGCTTCAGGGCTGACTATAAGCGCCTCAAAAAGCAGATTGCCGCCCATATCGCCGCCCAGCGTAAAGCCGCAGCCAAACAGACGGCATGA